TCCGCACAGAAACGAGCCGAAGGCCGCAACAACCCCACGCAAGCCGGTTACAGTTGCCATCCCGCTCCATTTTGTGATAAAAAAAAAGAATTGAATCCTGAAGGAGTCTTTGATGGCCGACGTCATAATAGACATAACCTGCCCGGTCTGCGAGAACGTCTTCAAGAAAAAGGCGCGCGAGCTGAAGGACGGCGCAGTCATAAAATGCCCGAAGTGCGGAGAGCAGACCACGATAAGAGGGAACATGTTCACGGACATGGTAAAGAACCTCGAAAAAGGCGGGAACGCCTGAGCTTTCCTTCCCGGGTACTGCCTTAACCTCGAGCGCGCGGCGAGCCTTCAGAGGCCCGGCCCCGCCATCCTTTCGCATTTCAGAGCGCCTTCCCGGCTTCTTGACAAACACCGTTCTTGCCATAGAATCCAATAAGGGTAACCGAGCCGGGTCTTGACCGGCAGCCAGCCCAGGAGCACTGCGTCCCGGTCCAGCGCCATACGGGACGCAATCCTTAACCCCCCACAGAGAAGAAGATGACCGGCCCTGCCTGGTCCCGAAAGGCGAAAGGGGCCCATGGAAAAAACGGGCCCGGTGCCTGGAAAAAGAGGAGGCCGGGATGGTACGATTTCTTATGCTGGCCGTCATCGCTGGTCCTGTCCTGAAGGCGCGCCCTGTCAATGGGTAAGACAGGGGTGTTCTTCATAGGCGTCTCTGGCTATATAGCGACGGCCGTCATCGCCGGTGCCCTGGCCCTTAAAAAGGGACTTTCCGACAGGACCGGCATGGTGACGGAGCTTCCGCACTTCGGCGGGCTCGCGCTCGCAGAGCCCGAGGAGATGGCCTTTGGCGGATGGGACATAAGGACCGGCTCTCCTCTCGAGAGCGCCATCTCCCTTTTCAAGTCAGCCGGACTCCCCTCCGAGCTACTCTCCGCCATCGAAGGCGGGCTCATCGAGGTCTCGCCTAACA
The genomic region above belongs to Deltaproteobacteria bacterium and contains:
- a CDS encoding DUF2225 domain-containing protein, with translation MADVIIDITCPVCENVFKKKARELKDGAVIKCPKCGEQTTIRGNMFTDMVKNLEKGGNA